Proteins from a genomic interval of Romeriopsis navalis LEGE 11480:
- a CDS encoding plasmid replication protein, CyRepA1 family, producing the protein MCATLAAEQKTPLESFQTEFIHGSGINPALYATAVKVVGDLESNTLGEAETPIHEALNWRYSRFGLRANESLLAALLLNEDGSCWQAKLSRPKQDNKSRKIRKYETPVGNGSRAFLPAVPTELAQSIGQRYGFKPDGSGSFWDWVADCPAHIPIVITEGGKKALAALSQGYVTIALYGVNSGVSKYETIAGERIRRLKPELIPDLQRFAVEGRQFILAFDQDIKPKTRHKVEGALADLSWHLEQTGASVSIVDWDGQNGRCKGLDDLIVNAGVEAWHSAYKSALPAGEWRIGRQLAAAVKRQPDLPIGNQEFRAVTEQLPQSGIVALYGGKGTGKSEAIAQLLGDNDWLSFTPLVSLGRDQAETWGGVFINDSDVIGSHLLKDGLLVKGASVCIPSLLKVQRMEGGILILDELTATLEFLLGSKLANKDGLRPLLLSEFIRRVQAADLVILADADLTEEAIRYIESMRSEQAYLVRSDRQALTYQTTIFDCPLNPTIASLLERFAVLPEHQLIYLNSDSKAMAESLARMLEGVGIKSLLITSDTSGDDLEADFLASKGATIPLLIRMGMRVIITSPTVTQGFSIKSHTDLIDSVWGFYKGGSITAHSMAQSLDRVRSNQVPRFVHIAKRGNAYSKLSKAQTVTAFLKEFKQISTAVVRLTHHSLSPEATVKAEGIDWQSHNLKMLAALEVRRNRGMTALRETLIALLRQEGKQVQFLTPKITQAEASAAGEAIKTARKQVNLAHAQAVAKAQPIDDEKAKKLSDQTETLTPEEILSLARWQLLKFYRLETVETEDVLLDRKGTAQKEIRNLEAALSHATAIERSASSINRNADTPQDWDKSAVRRWLMEQAGMTQLIAQIIAGEVNELTTEMTKPISQFIRNHAAEFRLGFGFTKIGSMSDQQIIGVMLATCGITTKRHRRRGAYSIEPERLAYLLAVLERRQPKDPHPVSDDINSGVWISSEPLENQELVKSHPQQPEIVSGDLVPVGDARWEVDDSRSA; encoded by the coding sequence ATGTGCGCAACTCTGGCAGCGGAGCAAAAGACTCCACTTGAATCATTTCAAACAGAATTTATCCACGGCTCTGGGATTAATCCAGCCTTGTATGCCACTGCCGTAAAGGTAGTGGGTGATTTAGAAAGCAATACCCTCGGTGAGGCCGAGACGCCGATTCATGAGGCGCTGAATTGGCGTTATAGCCGGTTTGGTCTCCGTGCCAATGAATCACTGCTGGCCGCCTTACTGCTGAACGAGGATGGCTCTTGCTGGCAAGCCAAGCTATCAAGACCGAAACAGGATAACAAGTCGCGGAAAATCCGCAAATACGAAACACCCGTTGGCAATGGCTCACGGGCTTTTCTCCCAGCGGTGCCAACTGAACTGGCGCAGTCGATCGGTCAGCGCTATGGCTTCAAGCCTGATGGCTCTGGCTCCTTTTGGGATTGGGTGGCCGACTGTCCGGCCCATATCCCCATCGTCATTACTGAGGGGGGAAAGAAAGCCCTCGCGGCACTGTCACAAGGCTATGTGACAATCGCCCTCTATGGGGTCAACTCCGGGGTAAGTAAATACGAGACGATCGCGGGTGAGCGTATCCGACGACTCAAGCCCGAACTGATTCCTGATCTCCAGCGCTTTGCCGTCGAAGGTCGTCAGTTCATCCTCGCCTTTGACCAAGACATCAAACCCAAAACCCGCCACAAGGTTGAGGGCGCTCTGGCTGATCTGTCTTGGCATCTTGAACAGACTGGCGCATCCGTTAGCATTGTCGACTGGGATGGTCAAAATGGCCGATGCAAAGGTCTTGATGACTTGATTGTGAATGCTGGAGTTGAGGCTTGGCACTCGGCCTATAAATCAGCCCTACCCGCTGGCGAATGGCGCATCGGTCGCCAGCTTGCTGCCGCCGTCAAACGCCAACCCGATTTACCCATTGGCAACCAGGAATTTAGGGCTGTCACTGAGCAATTACCGCAGTCCGGCATCGTGGCGCTCTATGGTGGCAAAGGGACTGGTAAATCAGAAGCGATCGCTCAACTCCTCGGCGATAATGACTGGCTATCGTTCACCCCTTTGGTCAGCCTGGGCCGTGATCAAGCCGAAACCTGGGGCGGTGTATTCATTAACGATAGTGATGTAATTGGCTCACATCTGCTAAAAGATGGACTGCTCGTGAAGGGCGCTTCGGTCTGTATTCCTTCACTACTGAAAGTCCAGCGGATGGAGGGCGGGATTCTCATCCTCGATGAATTGACCGCCACGCTGGAATTCTTGCTGGGTTCAAAGCTAGCCAATAAAGACGGACTGCGGCCACTCCTACTCTCCGAATTCATCCGCCGCGTCCAGGCGGCTGACCTCGTGATTCTGGCTGATGCCGACCTCACTGAGGAAGCGATTCGCTATATCGAATCGATGCGCAGTGAGCAGGCTTATCTCGTGCGCAGCGATCGCCAAGCCCTGACCTATCAAACAACCATTTTTGACTGTCCACTTAATCCGACGATCGCCAGCCTCTTAGAACGATTTGCAGTCTTGCCTGAGCACCAACTGATATATCTCAACTCAGATAGCAAGGCAATGGCCGAGAGTCTGGCCCGCATGTTGGAAGGCGTCGGGATTAAGAGCCTGCTGATTACTAGTGATACCAGCGGTGATGACTTAGAAGCCGACTTCCTCGCTAGTAAGGGTGCAACCATACCGCTACTCATCCGCATGGGAATGCGAGTCATCATTACCAGTCCCACCGTGACCCAAGGGTTCAGCATCAAATCTCATACCGATTTAATCGATTCGGTCTGGGGCTTCTACAAGGGCGGCAGTATTACTGCTCACAGCATGGCGCAATCACTAGACCGAGTGCGCTCCAATCAAGTCCCTCGATTTGTCCATATTGCCAAACGCGGGAATGCCTATAGCAAACTCAGCAAGGCCCAAACGGTCACAGCCTTTCTGAAGGAATTCAAACAGATTAGTACAGCAGTAGTACGCTTGACTCACCATAGTCTCAGTCCAGAGGCGACAGTGAAGGCGGAGGGGATTGATTGGCAGTCCCATAATCTCAAGATGCTAGCCGCATTGGAGGTGCGACGGAATCGCGGCATGACTGCTTTGCGCGAAACCTTGATTGCCCTGCTACGGCAGGAAGGAAAACAAGTGCAGTTTCTCACGCCCAAAATTACTCAGGCCGAAGCGAGTGCGGCGGGTGAGGCCATAAAAACAGCTCGCAAGCAAGTGAATTTAGCCCATGCTCAAGCTGTGGCCAAAGCCCAGCCAATCGATGATGAGAAGGCAAAGAAGCTATCCGACCAGACGGAAACACTGACGCCGGAGGAAATCTTGAGTTTGGCCCGCTGGCAACTACTGAAGTTCTATCGTCTGGAAACAGTCGAGACCGAGGACGTATTACTTGACCGCAAGGGTACGGCCCAAAAGGAAATTCGCAATCTGGAAGCGGCGTTATCGCATGCCACAGCGATCGAGCGCAGTGCCAGCAGTATCAATCGCAATGCTGATACGCCCCAGGATTGGGATAAGAGTGCGGTGCGGCGTTGGTTGATGGAACAAGCGGGGATGACCCAGCTGATTGCCCAAATTATTGCTGGGGAGGTCAATGAACTCACAACCGAAATGACGAAACCGATCTCCCAGTTCATTCGGAATCACGCGGCGGAGTTCCGCCTCGGGTTTGGCTTTACCAAGATTGGCTCGATGTCGGACCAGCAGATTATTGGGGTGATGCTGGCTACCTGCGGGATTACGACGAAACGCCATCGCCGACGCGGGGCTTATAGCATTGAGCCCGAGCGCTTAGCCTATCTCCTGGCAGTGCTTGAACGGCGTCAGCCAAAAGATCCACACCCTGTAAGTGATGATATTAATTCAGGGGTATGGATCAGCTCTGAACCCCTCGAAAACCAGGAATTGGTTAAATCACACCCACAACAACCTGAGATTGTTTCTGGAGATCTCGTGCCGGTTGGTGATGCTCGGTGGGAGGTGGATGATAGTCGGTCGGCTTGA